A region from the Benincasa hispida cultivar B227 chromosome 10, ASM972705v1, whole genome shotgun sequence genome encodes:
- the LOC120087756 gene encoding transcriptional elongation regulator MINIYO produces the protein MEKKTQSSRRSQPKSSARAKVFGTNTLQLSEDDASRLVGGIVEKGISDADQSTPFVSLPPPTPSVLPFPVARHRSHGPHWESVTGKKGGDNIKADRQEDGEEDERLMEIDSIANFANPIQRKKKSGLDFGRWREAVPGHNHGAANREEKKFQGLVKTGNLMHVGEANSGRDNMSCKPLSAHVRPSHMNIEHSSSDFVNDPTGNKTNEAGFEFVRSMNDVEFKGLDKQHLPENLQDVRDKWGHISGSEVNEDMLLDGSSLWDMGTGFHHLNSEMTPCFGSNIKGEDSFSTMESQIDAENCARIQKMSPEEIAEAQAEIMEKMSPALVEALKTRGEGKLKKGSSKAGVSSNYELGNLQKESILDRNGSPKIGTGVTSVKTTLKDTKSGLQDVSVQKFVSGSSVWNAWNERVEAVRSLRFSLEGNIVESYSFQQSEDGDYPVHGYSAENVASRDFLRTEGDPSAAGYTIKEAVALTRSVIPGQRVLGLHVISNVLDKALLNTHLTQVGSTMVKDSSSVDYNAIWAYILGPEPELALSLRMCLDDNHNSVVLACAEVIQSVLSCTLNETFFDTLEKTSIYEKDIYTAAVFRSKPEINVGFLQGGFWKYSAKPSNILPFSEDFENVQDGEKHTIQDDIVVAQQDIAAGLVRMGILPRLRYLLEAGPSVALEDCILSILVAIARHSPTCARAIMKCERLVELITQRFTMSDKIDILSLKIKSVVLLKVLARSDRSNCLAFVKSGAFQTIIWHLYHYTSSIDHWIKSGKEKCKLSSTLMVEQLRLWKVCIQYGYCVSYFSDVFPALCIWLNPPNFEKLIENNVLREFTTISTEAYHVLEALARRLPNFFSEKHLDSQEPGLAVNESEVWSWSCAVPMVDLAIKWLETKSDPFIFKFFESQKGIRNDILFEGMSLAPLLWVYSAVMKMLSQVVQRIIPQDIMSREGSDQIVPWIPEFIPQVGLEIIKNGFLSFADGSDMKSYPSGGNSFVEDLCFLRERGEFETSLASVCCLHGLMLSIVNIDCLIQLAKSENQDYPPKDYNSSREGEILGVGMFKTSLIEQRSMLDHFTKKIVLECDSLQLIETFGRGGPAPGVGIGWGVSGGGYWSPAVLLAQNDAAFLMSLIDAFQTIPTLNILTVQESLTVQSINSALAVCLVLGPRDIGLVEKTVEFLIQAPILQNFNLYIQSFLQLNEKVKQFGWQYSEDDCLIFCRTLSSHYKDRWLTPKGSKSMKNKSNCSDKTFKNGRVSLGTIYEEADETNRMAEGYTCLIVQWAYQRLPLPGHWFFSPVSTICDSKHAGLQKSNAQSIMQESSDLLETAKSGLFFILGVEAFSTFLPDGLPSPVLSVPLIWKLHSLSVVLLTGMGVLDDEKSRDVYEVLQDLYGQRLNEARSCRLPVHVMEKDAKHLPSQPENKSNIEFLMFQSQIHDSYSTFIDTLVEQFSAISYGDVLYGRQIVLYLHQCVESPTRLAAWNALNSARVFELLPPLEKCFADAEGYLQPIENNEAILEAYVKSWVSGALDRSASRGSVAYLLALHHLSSYIFHSYPVDNLLLRNKLSRSLLRDYSQKHHHKEMMLDLIIYTGPSTYRITGQNGVSTSIGASAVEKRLEMLKEACERNSSLLTVVEEVGSAAKDKLSAM, from the exons ATGGAGAAGAAGACACAGAGCAGTAGAAGAAGCCAACCCAAAAGCTCGGCTCGCGCAAAGGTATTTGGGACCAACACTCTTCAGCTAAGTGAGGACGATGCCTCGCGATTAGTCGGTGGAATAGTTGAAAAAGGTATCTCAGACGCCGACCAAAGCACGCCCTTTGTCTCACTTCCCCCTCCCACACCTTCCGTTTTGCCGTTTCCGGTCGCTCGGCATCGGTCTCATGGTCCG CATTGGGAATCAGTAACTGGTAAAAAGGGTGGGGATAACATCAAAGCTGATCGGCAGGAGGAtggggaagaagatgaaagatTGATGGAGATTGACTCTATAGCAAATTTTGCTAACCCAATacagaggaaaaagaaaagtggcTTAGACTTTGGCAGGTGGAGAGAGGCTGTCCCAGGCCACAATCATGGTGCAGCAAACAGAGAGGAAAAGAAATTTCAAGGCTTAGTAAAAACTGGAAACCTAATGCATGTTGGGGAAGCAAATAGCGGTAGAGATAATATGTCATGCAAGCCCTTATCAGCCCATGTGCGCCCTTCACATATGAATATTGAACATAGTTCGTCAGACTTTGTAAATGATCCCACTGGAAACAAGACGAATGAAGCTGGTTTTGAGTTTGTGAGGTCAATGAATGACGTAGAATTTAAAGGGTTGGATAAACAGCATCTTCCAGAGAATCTTCAAGATGTTCGTGATAAATGGGGACATATTTCAGGGAGTGAAGTTAATGAGGATATGCTGCTTGATGGTTCTTCATTGTGGGATATGGGTACGGGGTTCCATCATTTGAATTCAGAAATGACTCCTTGTTTTGGGTCCAATATTAAGGGAGAAGATTCATTCTCGACAATGGAGAGCCAGATTGATGCAGAGAACTGTGCAAGGATACAAAAAATGTCACCAGAAGAGATTGCTGAAGCACAGGCTGAGATAATGGAGAAGATGAGCCCAGCACTAGTGGAAGCCCTGAAAACGAGGGGTGAGGGGAAATTAAAGAAGGGGTCATCAAAGGCAGGCGTGAGCAGCAATTATGAGTTGGGTAATCTACAAAAAGAGAGTATACTTGACAGAAATGGCTCTCCCAAAATAGGGACTGGTGTAACTTCTGTGAAGACAACCTTAAAAGATACAAAGAGTGGGCTTCAGGATGTTTCAGTGCAGAAATTTGTTTCAGGTAGCAGTGTATGGAATGCATGGAATGAAAGGGTTGAAGCTGTAAGGTCGTTAAGGTTTTCCCTGGAAGGGAATATAGTTGAAAGCTATTCTTTCCAACAGTCAGAGGATG GTGATTATCCAGTTCATGGGTACAGCGCTGAGAATGTTGCTTCACGAGATTTTCTTCGAACTGAGGGGGATCCAAGTGCTGCAGGTTACACAATTAAAGAAGCTGTGGCCCTGACGAGGAGTGTG ATACCAGGTCAACGTGTCCTTGGGTTGCATGTCATTTCAAATGTGCTTGACAAGGCATTGCTCAATACACACCTAACACAAGTTGGGTCCACAATGGTTAAAGATAGTAGCTCTGTTGATTACAATGCAATATGGGCTTATATTCTTGGCCCTGAACCAGAGCTTGCTTTGTCACTGAG GATGTGCCTGGACGATAATCATAACTCTGTCGTTCTAGCTTGTGCTGAAGTTATTCAGAGTGTATTGAGCTGTACTTTGAACGAGACCTTCTTTGATACCCTAGAG AAAACATCAATTTATGAAAAGGATATATACACAGCTGCTGTATTCCGAAGTAAACCCGAGATCAATGTTGGGTTCCTCCAAGGTGGATTTTGGAAGTATAGTGCCAAACCTTCTAATATTCTTCCTTTTAGTGAAGATTTTGAGAATGTTCAAGATGGAGAGAAACATACAATCCAGGATGATATTGTGGTTGCACAACAAGATATTGCAGCAGGTCTGGTTAGAATGGGAATTCTTCCTAGGCTTCGCTATCTTCTAGAG GCAGGTCCTTCAGTAGCTTTAGAAGATTGCATACTTTCAATACTTGTTGCAATAGCAAGGCATTCCCCAACATGTGCACGAGCAATCATGAAATGTGAAAGGCTTGTAGAGTTGATTACCCAGAGATTTACAATGAGTGACAAAATAGACATTCTTTCCTTAAAGATAAAATCCGTTGTCCTTTTGAAG GTTTTAGCTCGTTCAGACAGGAGTAACTGTCTTGCATTTGTGAAAAGCGGAGCTTTTCAGACCATTATATGGCATTTGTATCACTATACTTCCTCCATCGACCATTGGATCAAGTCAGGGAAGGAAAAATGTAAACTTTCATCAACTTTGATGGTTGAACAATTAAGGCTGTGGAAGGTTTGCATTCAGTATGGATATTGTGTATCTTACTTTTCTGATGTTTTCCCTGCCTTGTGTATATGGTTGAACccaccaaattttgaaaaacttatAGAGAATAATGTCCTGCGTGAATTTACAACCATTTCTACGGAGGCATACCATGTTTTGGAGGCTTTGGCAAGAAGACTTCCTAATTTCTTTTCAGAGAAACATTTAGACAGTCAAGAACCCGGACTTGCTGTTAATGAATCTGAAGTTTGGTCCTGGAGTTGTGCTGTTCCAATGGTTGATTTAGCTATAAAATGGTTAGAGACAAAGAGTGATCCAttcatatttaaattctttGAGTCACAAAAAGGGATTAGGAATGACATTTTGTTTGAAGGTATGTCACTGGCGCCATTGTTGTGGGTTTATTCAGCTGTCATGAAGATGCTGTCTCAAGTAGTTCAAAGGATCATCCCGCAGGATATTATGTCCCGGGAAGGAAGTGATCAGATTGTGCCTTGGATACCAGAGTTTATACCACAAGTTGGACTTGAGATAATTAAGAATGGCTTCCTGAGCTTTGCAGATGGATCTGATATGAAATCCTATCCCTCTGGAGGTAACTCTTTTGTAGAGGATCTTTGTTTTTTAAGAGAACGTGGTGAATTTGAAACGTCTCTGGCTTCTGTATGTTGCCTTCATGGGTTGATGCTGAGTATTGTGAATATCGATTGTCTGATCCAGTTAGCCAAGTCTGAGAACCAGGATTATCCTCCCAAAGATTATAATTCCTCAAGGGAAGGGGAAATTTTAGGGGTTGGGATGTTTAAGACGTCCCTCATCGAACAGAGAAGCATGCTTGACCATTTTACTAAGAAAATTGTTTTGGAATGTGACTCTCTGCAGTTAATAGAGACCTTTGGCAGAGGGGGCCCTGCACCTGGGGTAGGAATTGGTTGGGGCGTGTCTGGTGGTGGATATTGGTCCCCTGCTGTTTTATTAGCACAAAACGATGCAGCATTTCTCATGTCACTAATCGATGCATTTCAGACCATTCCAACTTTGAATATTCTGACTGTTCAGGAATCCTTGACTGTGCAAAGCATAAATTCTGCCTTGGCTGTATGCTTGGTTCTTGGGCCAAGAGATATAGGTTTGGTCGAGAAAACTGTGGAATTTTTGATCCAGGCTCCTATTTTGCAAAATTTCAATCTTTATATTCAGAGTTTTCTCCAACTCAATGAAAAAGTGAAGCAATTTGGCTGGCAGTACAGTGAAGATGACTGCTTGATCTTTTGTAGAACATTAAGTTCTCACTACAAGGATAGGTGGTTAACTCCAAAGGGATCCAAATCCATGAAGAATAAGAGCAACTGTAGTGACAAAACATTTAAGAATGGCAGAGTTTCTTTGGGTACAATATACGAGGAGGCAGATGAGACAAATAGAATGGCCGAAGGCTATACTTGTTTGATAGTACAATGGGCTTACCAAAGACTTCCACTTCCCGGCCATTGGTTTTTCAGTCCAGTCTCAACTATCTGTGATAGTAAGCATGCTGGTCTTCAAAAATCTAATGCGCAAAGTATCATGCAGGAATCTAGTGATTTGCTTGAAACAGCTAAGAGTGGGCTCTTCTTTATTTTAGGTGTGGAAGCATTTTCCACCTTTCTACCTGATGGTCTCCCTTCACCTGTCCTGAGTGTGCCATTGATTTGGAAATTGCATTCATTATCTGTTGTTTTACTCACTGGTATGGGAGTCTTGGATGATGAGAAGAGTAGGGATGTTTATGAGGTTTTGCAAGACCTCTATGGTCAGCGTCTTAATGAAGCTAGGTCTTGTAGACTTCCTGTACACGTCATGGAGAAGGATGCAAAACATTTACCATCACAACCGGAAAATAAGAGCAATATAGAGTTCCTAATGTTTCAATCCCAGATCCATGATAGTTACTCAACATTTATTGACACGTTAGTGGAGCAGTTCTCCGCTATATCCTATGGTGATGTACTATATGGACGGCAGATTGTACTATATCTTCACCAATGCGTTGAATCTCCAACACGTCTTGCTGCCTGGAATGCACTAAATAGTGCTCGCGTTTTTGAACTTCTTCCACCACTTGAAAAGTGCTTTGCTGACGCGGAAGGGTATCTGCAACCGATTGAG AACAATGAAGCCATTTTGGAAGCTTATGTGAAGTCATGGGTTTCAGGTGCCCTTGACAGATCAGCAAGTCGGGGTTCAGTGGCTTATTTACTAGCTCTGCACCACCTCTCATCCTACATATTCCATTCTTACCCTGTTGACAACTTGTTGCTTCGGAACAAGCTCTCGAGGTCTCTTTTGCGAGACTACTCCCAAAAGCATCACCACAAG GAAATGATGTTGGATCTTATCATATACACTGGACCATCAACGTACCGTATTACTGGACAAAATGGTGTTAGTACGTCAATTGGAGCGAGCGCCGTAGAAAAGAGGCTCGAGATGTTGAAGGAAGCTTGTGAAAGGAATTCCTCTCTTTTGACAGTAGTTGAGGAGGTCGGTTCTGCTGCAAAAGACAAACTGTCTGCAATGTGA